Part of the Zingiber officinale cultivar Zhangliang chromosome 6A, Zo_v1.1, whole genome shotgun sequence genome, TGTACGAGTACAATGAATCATCCGGGTTCAATATTATGTACACTTACAACATAACTCTACCAGTTCCATGGTCGAAAACTGTCTTTCTCCAAGCACGTGCACAAACTTGACTCAAGAGAAGAAAACTATTTTCTCGTTGCAGATAAGCAGAAGCTAAAAGTCACAGGGGTCCCTGTCATTCTGCGATAACTAATCGTCCACGCAATCAGACGCATAGAGCTTGGTAACGGCTTGATTATCCAAAGTATGGAGGTTCTTTAACCGAACATCCAGAGCACCCGATGATTTTCATTTCTTCTTTTGATCTTTAGCTAGCAGCTGTTCTTTGGTGAGCATCCTTGGTGCGATAGCCATGGCCATCAGTTCTTGGAACAGAAGCTTGCACGCATATGGTATGTGTACCTGTATGTTGGCAATAGCAGATCAAAATGTATCACTTAAAAAAAGATGACTATATTGTTTCAAGAAATAGCATGTTAATCTTCCACGTtaacaagaaaggaaagttttccaTTTCAACGTCACACAGTTTACCATCTTCATATTGAAAAAATGTAAAGCTCAGGGAGCAAAATGAAAATCTCACCGACGGTAGAAGAAACATGGGAAGAAAATGAACCAACATTTGTAGATACACAATAAAAGAGAGGAACAGAGGAACTTACTTGAACAATGTCGGTTTTGTTCTTACACCCTCTGCATTCAAAGGAACTCTTCTTGAGATTGGCAATGGCTACGAGCCCACATTTCTCACACACATGAACCCTGTATgcatcactttggtcaaatagtCGTTCCTTGAGGAAGTGTGCAGCGCCATGGGCAATCATGCAGTCTCGCTCCATCTCTCCGAACCTGAGGCCACCATCTCGAGAGCGTCCTTCCGCAGGCTGCCTTGTCAGAATTTGCACGGGTCCACGCCCTCGAGAATGGATCTTGTCGTCGACCATGTGTTTCAATCTCTGGTAATAGGTAGGACCAAGGAATATCATGGCAGGCAGCCTTCGTCCTGTATGACCATTATACATGGTTTCAAAACCACGCATTTGATAACCACACTTGTGAAGAGCCTTGCTGATATTGTCAAcctaaaaagaaacaaacatacaaaCAAAAAAGATGTATTAGTCGAAAGGGATGGCAAATCTTATTTATAGGAACATGTCAATAGATTTTCTCTTACAGTGACATCAGTGAATGGCGTAGCATCACCCTCCTTTCCCATATGAGCAGCAACTTTACCCATGATACATTCAATCAGCTGACCAATGGTCATTCGAGAAGGTATAGCATGCGGGTTCACAATAATGTCAGGGGTAATGCCTTCAACTGTCCATGGCATATCTTCCTGCGTGTATGTCATACCAACAGTTCCCTTCTGACCATGTCTGCTACTAAATTTGTCACCAATTTGTGGTATCCGCACAGATCGCACCCTCACTTTCACAAACCTCAACCCATCCGCATTTGTAGTTAACAAAACCTGCAAGATGAGACATGCTTAAATTACCACAACAAGACTGCTTGAAGTACAAAGGCTTGTGAATTGTAAGAGATAATCCATCGCTGGCATATAAGTCTTCAAATTACCTGATCCACCATCCCACTCTCACTGTGCCGTAAACTAGTACTATGGTCTCGCCGGGTGTATCTTGAAGCTTGTCCTTGTGAATCGTCTTGAGCAATAGGGCTTGTCTTCCCAATTATAACATCTTCACCTGAGACCCTTGTACCCTGGCATAAATTCATACAAACAAATTTGAAGGCAGTGGAGGTAATGAAGTGGGTAAGACTTAAACTGTAAACTGTAAATGGGCACCCTTCCAGATTCACTGGAATACCATACTTACAGGAGGTGCAAGACCATCATCATCCAATTTTTCATAGGAACCATGACGCATGCCCTGAAATTAAGAGAGAACACCATCTCAGATGCAAATTCTTGACCATGGCAAGGAAAATGTGAACTACTAACCATAGTGTTATCCCTATTTGGCTGCCCAAAATCCTCCTTAACGAGAGTTCCCATTTTCTTTTCCTCATCTCTATGACAGGAAAAAGGTCAGCAACATACTGTTCTACGTAATAAGCATTCAAAAGTTTGATGTATCAAGTTTAATTATAACAAACCTGTAGGAACGGAAGAATAAGGATCTGAAGAACCCACGATCTATTGAAGATTGGTTCATGATGACAGAATCTTCTTGGTTATACCCAGAATAACACGAAATGGCGACAATAGCATTCTAAACAAGGATGACAAATATGAAACCAATACTCAATACTCAAAGATAAGAGCATGCCTCTTTCAGATGACACGAATAATTCTTACAATGCCAGCTGGGAGTTGTCTAAAGTGTAAATGTTCCATAGCACGAGTTGTAACGAGTGGCTTCTGAGGATAGTACAGAACATAAGCTAGTGTATCCTGCACACAAACCCCAACAAATTACCATATGCACCTACACATAATTCTGTGATTTGGAGAAAAGTATAAGATTTGAAATATGCCAACCATTCTTAATTGATAATTTGTGACGTATATTCCCATGGCTTGTTTACCCATTGCTGATTGATATGTATTACGAGGAGACTGAAACAATTACcagaaaattaaaaataagatATGTTTAATTGAGCTCCTCTGGTCATGTTCCTATTGAAGGGAGAGCTAGTTCCCATCAATTGGCAGACCAATAGAAATATGTCATCAAATTACCACGACGTCAATCAATACAGACAACTTACTTGATTGTGGTCGGGAAAGGGAATGATAGATGCACAAACACCCAATATCAACGAAGGATGGATCTCACAATGAGTGTAAGTATCACAATAAGCCTCCTCGGGATTCTGCCTTGCATTCACAAGATCCTGAAGCAACAGCAATACCAGTAAATAGAAACTTCACACAAGCATTTACAACTCCAGAAGAAACCCTAGTAAATGTCAACTTTTAGTTGAGATATTTATATAACTATCATGACAATGTTTAAACAGAACAATTAACAATCCTCTAAGCACTCCAACAAACGAAAAGGCGaacaagtttttttaaatattactGTCTCACATAGAAAAGGTCGTGCACTATTATCAATTGGCATTAGCTAACATGGTATAATCAATATTTGTGGCCAATAGGCCTAATGTCTTAGCTcttcaacaaaaaaaaatgaacttgTGTCATAAAAAGACACTTTACAAACTATCTGGGTACTTACATTGATTGTCATTGAAATCATGGTAGTTTCTTCTTCCTCAGTATCTATGTATTCAATGAATCCTTTAGCAACAAGGTCATGCCAACCTTCCTCAGGAGTTTCCTGTAAAGTGAGATGCATATAATAGTTAACAAAATGAATAGAAACCAAAAATGTTTGATATTTTTTCATCGGAATAATATTACCCTCTGTTGCAGTGCTCGAATGTCCTTTTTCTTGATCAAAAGCCTTTGCTTTTCAACAATAAAAAGTGGACGACTGCAGCGACCATAGTCAGTATAAAGGCGCAATTCTTTCAGCGGAATGTCCCGTATGACTCCCACCTCAGTGTTGACATCAATCTGTGAGAATGCACATATTAAAGGCATCAAGCTTCATAAGAGAAAGCATCAATAGCATCGAGTAAAACATAATGTTGAAAGAAAAAATTGCATGTGATCATTATAAAATACTCAGAAGAAACCAAGAAGAAAAGGCAAAGGGGAGAAAGGGAGCAATTTGGAGCTCCTTTATTCATCCGTTAAAAAATGACGAACATACTGATTTAACTATGCATATCTTGGGAATGGAAAAATCAAAAAGGTAGTTTGGCAGTTTTTTCTCATTTAGTATTCTTTTCTAAAAGTAGACATAACAAAGAAAAGCCCTCTCCTTCCTTACCCCTCCTCCCTTTTCTTTACTCTTACACTCATGTAGATGCACTTAGAcctaattatatatttagaaaattcTAGTGTTTTTAACACCTTGGGGAACACAAACAGAACTTACTTATGGTCCTACCTTCTTTTTTTTAAACCCACATATAAAggcctcaaaaaaaaaaagacaagtgaaaaagaattattttctacctcaaagtaaaaaatttcaaaaccaTGATATATGTTAAAAGAACCATAGTTGAAAGCACCAACAGCTACAGATGAAATTTATATGCATGGCCAAATGATCTATGACATTGTTGGGAAAGGACAAAAAAGCTATAATACCTGTCTCCTCAATTGTCTTAAGGTTTTAACCAACATCTCTGGGTTTCTGTGAATCCCAACCCAACAGCCATTGACAAAAATTTTTGTTGACTGTGGAATAACAGCCGGAGAGATTTCCTGGAGGAAGTCAAATAAAAAAGTCAAAGCAAATTAGTGTATTATAGCAGCCCCTAGAATGTTAGACCTGAAATTGACAATATCTTCATATTTTCTGTAACAAGTAGAACTTACCTCAAAGTTCTCAGTACTCCACTCATCTAAAAACTCCAATATTGGATTTGCAGCAGATCCTACTGTTATGTACACCATTAATGCTAGATTCTTGACAAGGCCACAAGCCTGTGATGACCAGAATGACCAGAATAAATAAGTTAATGCTGAAAATAAGTGTCAAAAAAGGAACATGGACAATCAATCACAAGACAATATAGCATGTCATATAATAAATTATAAGGCAACTCTTAATTAGCTGTTTGCACATTTAAAGAAACAACCTGTCCTTCAGGTGTTTCAGCAGGACACATCATGCCCCAGTGAGAATTATGCAACTGACGAGGCTTTGCTAGTTTCCCTGATAACAAAAAAATATCAGTATTAATATAGCAAAAAGAATAGGCAAGTAAAATAACTTTGAAGGATCCTAAAGTTATAATATGGTAATAGGAATCACCTTCACGTCCTATGGGAGAATTTAACCTCCGTAGGTGAGATAATGTGGATGCATATGTCAATCGATTCAGCACCTGATAGTTGAAACATTGATACAATACTGTTATACCAACAAATAGAGCAAAGCTAATACCTAAAGGCAGCGAATTTATATGGGAATGAATGAAGAGATGGGACCTGTGAAACCCCTGCCCTAGTACCAGCTTGATTAGCCTGTCCCCAATTTCCAGTTGCAAGGGAGTACTTTAGACCACTAGTAATAGTCTTAGCTTTGATTGCAAATTGCAAGTTCACATCCTTTCCATTGTCAACACACTAACACATCAAAAACACAACCAAGTCAGAAATCAGACAATTATAGAAGGATCAAGGACGAGATATGGAGGATTATAACCTTTTGAACATAGGATCTCACATCCCTTGTCAATTTTCTAAAGAGCTACACATGGAAACAAAAGAAACAATTCAACATCTCAAGTCAATAAAAAATCAACTGATATAGAATATACTGAGACAAACCATTCGGAACAAGCCACCAAGCAGAGGACCAGCAAGATCTAGCCTTTTGTTGCCATAGTGATCCCTATCATCTTCTGGTCTTCGTCCAAGGGCGCACAACAATAGACGATGAATGATATATCTATAAGAAAGAGAAAGTATCAATATCCCTATTTTATCACAATTGCTAACAAGaacaaaggtaagaaaccccACCCAAAGTAATAGGCCTTTTTTGTTTCACAGTATTCACCAACACCAACATGAGGCAACATTTCTTTTTGAAGAATTTCTTTGGCATACCTACAACACGTGAATCACATATTTAGAGAAGCACAACCAAAAAGAACCAAGAAACTAACATATATTACTTGATCCGCTTGTCCCTGGTGACACCAACTGTTGCTCCTCTTTTACCAATATAGTCCAGTGCCACCTAGACAAAGGAAGTGAAACTCTTAAATTGCACCCTACAGAATTACATTACACGAGCAGACAAACGCAGAAATACTGATCCTAAACTCGCAAAATACAAGGTGCTTTGATGGTTTGTCCACCAGTCTGATAATGTTACATACATGTGAACCTGTTCAGTTCAGCTAAGAAAGAGCCAACTTTCACATCAGCCCCTCATTTCTTGGTGAGACAATAATAAGCAATTTAAAGCATCATGTGCCAAGAAAATCCAGAAAATTTTTGTTGGTAAAAGAACTTTCTTTCCACTGTAAAAGTATAATTGCATCTACTACGCAAGAGTATGATGCCagcaaaagaaataaatatatccTTCAGAATTAGCTGAGCCCTTCATTTGTAACCAAATACCAAACGTTAGCATATACATGGATAAAAAAAACTAGCATTAATCTAATAAAGCAGGGACAAAAAATCAATTACCAAAACAAACAAAAAGAGACTGGAACTTGACAAATTACCTGTTGGTTCTGAATAACAAATGCTTCCTCGAGAGAGGGTCTCAGCAATTCCATCATTTGAGAATCAGAAAATTCATAGCATATGTGTTCAAGTATATCCTTATCAGCAACAAAACCTAATGCCCGGAAGATAATTATTATAGGGATATCAGCTCGGATATAGGGGAGAGTAGCTCGAATGTATTGTCCAGATGAACCCTGTTGGACAAAACATAAGAATCAACATGCAGaaaataagtaaaatgaaaaaaaaaaaatacaaatgcaggaaaaaaaaagaaataaatgtAAAAGAGTTACCCCTTTTGCACTTGCACGAGAAAGCATGCGGACAAACATGCTGCTTGCTGGCCTGTTTTGGTTCTCAGCCATAGACCTAACTTCAGCTACATAAGCAAACTTGTTTGGCTGCCTTTTCTTAAATACATATACATGATTGGTGCTCATCTTTTCCTGTGCAATAAGCACCTTTTCACTTCCATTGATGATGAAATAT contains:
- the LOC121995858 gene encoding DNA-directed RNA polymerase II subunit RPB2-like, encoding MEDDYAMMDNDDDDDITQEDAWAVISAYFEEKGLVRQQLDSFDEFIQNTMQEIVDESSDIEIRPESQHNPGRQSDFVETIYKISFGQIYLSRPMMTESDGETATLFPKAARLRNLTYSAPLYVDVTKRIIKKGHDCEEVTETQEFAKVFIGKVPIMLRSSYCTLYQNSEKDLTELGECPYDQGGYFIINGSEKVLIAQEKMSTNHVYVFKKRQPNKFAYVAEVRSMAENQNRPASSMFVRMLSRASAKGGSSGQYIRATLPYIRADIPIIIIFRALGFVADKDILEHICYEFSDSQMMELLRPSLEEAFVIQNQQVALDYIGKRGATVGVTRDKRIKYAKEILQKEMLPHVGVGEYCETKKAYYFGYIIHRLLLCALGRRPEDDRDHYGNKRLDLAGPLLGGLFRMLFRKLTRDVRSYVQKCVDNGKDVNLQFAIKAKTITSGLKYSLATGNWGQANQAGTRAGVSQVLNRLTYASTLSHLRRLNSPIGREGKLAKPRQLHNSHWGMMCPAETPEGQACGLVKNLALMVYITVGSAANPILEFLDEWSTENFEEISPAVIPQSTKIFVNGCWVGIHRNPEMLVKTLRQLRRQIDVNTEVGVIRDIPLKELRLYTDYGRCSRPLFIVEKQRLLIKKKDIRALQQRETPEEGWHDLVAKGFIEYIDTEEEETTMISMTINDLVNARQNPEEAYCDTYTHCEIHPSLILGVCASIIPFPDHNQSPRNTYQSAMGKQAMGIYVTNYQLRMDTLAYVLYYPQKPLVTTRAMEHLHFRQLPAGINAIVAISCYSGYNQEDSVIMNQSSIDRGFFRSLFFRSYRDEEKKMGTLVKEDFGQPNRDNTMGMRHGSYEKLDDDGLAPPGTRVSGEDVIIGKTSPIAQDDSQGQASRYTRRDHSTSLRHSESGMVDQVLLTTNADGLRFVKVRVRSVRIPQIGDKFSSRHGQKGTVGMTYTQEDMPWTVEGITPDIIVNPHAIPSRMTIGQLIECIMGKVAAHMGKEGDATPFTDVTVDNISKALHKCGYQMRGFETMYNGHTGRRLPAMIFLGPTYYQRLKHMVDDKIHSRGRGPVQILTRQPAEGRSRDGGLRFGEMERDCMIAHGAAHFLKERLFDQSDAYRVHVCEKCGLVAIANLKKSSFECRGCKNKTDIVQVHIPYACKLLFQELMAMAIAPRMLTKEQLLAKDQKKK